The Nitrososphaerales archaeon genome includes a window with the following:
- a CDS encoding trypsin-like peptidase domain-containing protein, with translation MYVARCGFAVPAGFSISSPERFSLKQTAYVLSARNSFLQVPLGEKTRRSMKLRSGVARNYWGFLVIAVVLSSLVTYSTVSIMAAPASTAGTQQLQSLVNALQAQNSQLQSQLASFRLEKNITTFGINPIAIYAQDSASVVTVEGVQVGVFGNSSILGSGFVTDFRGTHYVVTNFHVVQNVSDLTVAFSNGDAYLAKVIGTDPYSDLAVLSVTAPSSEFRPLQIVRSSTLSVGQAVVAIGNPFGLSGSMTFGIISQLGRTISESLAGNFPIANVIQFSAPINPGNSGGPLLSANGTVVGMTTATVQSSQGLGFAIPSDTILKELPSLVLTGSYQMHAYLGVSTADMSYQLAQLQGTNVTYGALVESVVPGSPADKAGLKAGSNTVSVNGNQYVIGGDIIIAVNGTKIVNTDALSSYLQEFALPGQTGVFQIIRSGQVITLNLVYGARPPASG, from the coding sequence ATGTATGTCGCGCGCTGCGGTTTTGCGGTTCCGGCGGGCTTCTCAATCAGCTCACCAGAGCGCTTCAGCCTGAAGCAGACGGCATACGTCCTTTCAGCACGTAATTCTTTTCTGCAAGTGCCGCTTGGGGAGAAGACGAGGCGCAGCATGAAGCTCAGGAGCGGGGTCGCGAGGAACTACTGGGGGTTTCTGGTCATAGCCGTGGTGTTGAGTTCTCTGGTCACCTACTCCACGGTGTCCATAATGGCCGCGCCCGCTTCGACTGCCGGCACTCAGCAGCTTCAGAGCCTCGTCAACGCCCTCCAAGCACAGAACTCGCAACTGCAGAGCCAACTGGCTTCGTTCAGGCTGGAGAAGAACATCACGACGTTCGGCATAAATCCAATCGCAATCTACGCCCAAGACTCGGCTAGCGTCGTCACGGTCGAGGGCGTCCAGGTCGGGGTGTTCGGGAACTCGTCGATCCTTGGGTCTGGCTTCGTCACCGACTTCCGGGGGACCCACTACGTCGTGACCAACTTTCATGTTGTGCAGAACGTCTCTGACTTGACGGTCGCCTTCTCCAACGGTGACGCGTACCTTGCGAAGGTCATAGGCACAGACCCCTACAGCGACCTCGCCGTGCTAAGCGTGACCGCCCCCTCGTCCGAGTTCCGCCCTCTTCAGATTGTGAGGTCCTCGACCCTGAGCGTCGGCCAGGCCGTCGTCGCCATAGGCAACCCGTTCGGCCTCTCCGGTTCCATGACGTTCGGTATCATCAGCCAGCTCGGTCGGACGATCTCAGAGTCGCTTGCAGGCAACTTCCCGATCGCCAACGTCATCCAGTTCAGCGCGCCGATAAACCCCGGGAATTCTGGTGGCCCTCTGCTGAGCGCCAACGGCACTGTGGTCGGGATGACCACTGCTACGGTGCAGAGCTCTCAGGGACTGGGGTTCGCGATACCATCCGACACGATACTCAAGGAGCTTCCGTCCTTGGTTCTCACGGGCTCTTACCAGATGCACGCCTACCTGGGGGTTTCGACGGCAGACATGAGCTATCAACTCGCGCAGCTGCAAGGGACTAATGTGACGTATGGGGCCCTGGTGGAGAGCGTGGTGCCAGGGAGCCCAGCCGACAAGGCTGGCTTGAAGGCAGGTTCGAACACGGTTTCCGTCAATGGGAACCAGTACGTCATAGGAGGCGACATCATAATCGCTGTCAACGGGACCAAGATTGTCAACACCGACGCGCTGTCCTCATACCTCCAGGAGTTCGCGTTGCCAGGTCAGACAGGGGTCTTCCAGATCATACGGAGCGGACAGGTCATCACGCTGAATCTCGTCTATGGGGCCAGGCCGCCGGCTAGCGGCTGA
- a CDS encoding signal recognition particle receptor subunit alpha, which yields MLDSLREGLQNAVKKLVGVSVVDEKAVKEFVRDLQRTLIQGDVNVKIALEVTDRVQRRALEEKPTGGVTRKDQVVSILYEELARLLGGEGGLQLDKTKTSVLVMLGVQGSGKTTTTAKLGRLFTKRGFKVGVVAADTFRPGAVTQLRTLCEASGVDVFSNDKEKDSVKIAKEGRKHFEGSKNLIIVDTAGRHKEESGLLKEMKEIVDGVKPDYSVLVIDGTIGQQCYNQALAFHQASPVGGIIVTKLDGAAKGGGALAASAATGSKIFYVGTGERIDDLEEFVPTRFVGRLLGMGDLKALVEMVKSAEIEVDEKRVQRMMSGKLTMDDLLYQFEQVKKFGSFKKVMEHIPGLSGAVNVDELDKAESRVKVYKAIIQSMTGDERADPERINASRVKRIARGSGRTEKDVRELLSRYKQMKSLTKSSKGREFRQMVRRMGGQ from the coding sequence ATGCTAGATTCACTGAGGGAAGGCCTCCAGAATGCTGTAAAGAAACTGGTCGGAGTGAGCGTCGTGGATGAGAAGGCTGTCAAGGAGTTCGTCCGCGACCTCCAGAGGACTCTCATTCAGGGCGATGTCAACGTGAAGATTGCTCTGGAGGTGACCGACAGGGTCCAGAGGAGAGCCCTTGAAGAGAAACCCACTGGAGGGGTGACAAGGAAAGACCAGGTCGTCTCCATCCTGTACGAGGAGTTGGCGCGCCTGCTCGGGGGAGAGGGCGGGCTGCAGCTCGACAAGACGAAGACAAGCGTCCTAGTCATGCTGGGCGTCCAGGGCTCCGGCAAGACCACTACCACCGCGAAGCTGGGGAGGCTCTTCACGAAGCGCGGGTTCAAGGTTGGTGTGGTCGCTGCGGACACGTTCAGGCCCGGCGCGGTGACGCAGCTCCGGACGCTCTGCGAGGCCTCGGGGGTGGACGTCTTCAGCAATGACAAGGAGAAGGACTCGGTCAAGATTGCGAAGGAGGGGAGGAAGCACTTCGAGGGGTCGAAGAACCTAATCATCGTTGACACAGCGGGAAGGCACAAGGAGGAGTCTGGGCTCCTCAAGGAGATGAAAGAGATCGTTGACGGAGTGAAGCCAGACTACAGCGTCCTCGTTATCGATGGGACGATCGGGCAGCAGTGCTACAACCAGGCGCTGGCATTTCACCAAGCTTCGCCCGTCGGTGGAATAATCGTAACGAAGCTCGACGGCGCGGCCAAGGGAGGCGGCGCTCTCGCTGCGTCTGCAGCCACTGGCTCGAAGATATTCTACGTCGGCACTGGGGAAAGGATAGACGACCTCGAGGAGTTCGTGCCGACGCGGTTCGTGGGAAGGCTGCTCGGCATGGGCGACCTGAAGGCGCTCGTCGAGATGGTGAAGTCGGCCGAGATAGAAGTCGACGAGAAGAGGGTCCAGAGGATGATGTCAGGGAAGCTGACGATGGACGACCTGCTCTACCAGTTCGAGCAGGTGAAGAAGTTCGGCTCCTTCAAGAAGGTGATGGAACACATCCCAGGGTTGTCCGGCGCGGTGAACGTCGATGAGCTGGACAAGGCGGAGAGCAGGGTGAAGGTGTACAAGGCGATTATTCAGTCGATGACAGGCGACGAGCGGGCCGACCCAGAACGGATCAACGCGTCCAGGGTCAAGAGGATAGCGAGGGGATCAGGAAGGACGGAGAAAGACGTCAGGGAGCTGCTCTCCAGGTACAAGCAGATGAAGTCGCTGACGAAGAGTAGCAAGGGCCGCGAATTCAGACAGATGGTACGCCGAATGGGTGGTCAGTAG
- a CDS encoding RNA polymerase Rpb4 yields MSEKLVKKVLTIPEANQILQKLNVEKADQIQKRTLDYTTKFAKATPEAAKKMKKELETECGLTEEEAVEVINVMPKSMEELRTFTSGWRKLLPTETLEKTLKILRPKS; encoded by the coding sequence ATGTCAGAGAAACTGGTGAAGAAGGTGTTGACCATCCCGGAGGCCAACCAGATTCTCCAGAAACTGAACGTGGAAAAAGCAGACCAGATTCAGAAGAGGACCCTGGACTACACAACCAAGTTCGCGAAGGCGACCCCTGAGGCTGCCAAGAAGATGAAGAAGGAGCTGGAAACAGAGTGCGGCCTCACGGAAGAGGAGGCGGTCGAGGTAATCAACGTCATGCCAAAGTCCATGGAGGAGCTGAGGACGTTCACGTCCGGCTGGAGGAAGCTCCTGCCCACAGAGACGCTCGAGAAGACCCTGAAGATACTGCGCCCGAAGTCCTGA
- a CDS encoding DUF655 domain-containing protein, which translates to MLPADKKYEEFAYVLDFLPRGKSAVIKGREGAIVQAIGEERLTLLELLAMDNQDFEVGEKVKIGKEGREKIASVLGKLTFGELSPESVSALQQVVETLVKASEAKYVAYFNELQPLTPRLHGLELIPGIGKTFMKEIVAMREKQPFSSFDDLQKRVGLREPAKLIAKRIVQELSGDERINLFIRK; encoded by the coding sequence ATGCTCCCTGCCGACAAGAAATACGAAGAGTTCGCATACGTGCTTGACTTCCTCCCTAGGGGCAAGTCCGCAGTAATCAAGGGCAGGGAGGGGGCCATCGTGCAGGCCATCGGGGAGGAGAGGTTGACGCTGCTGGAGTTGCTGGCCATGGACAACCAAGACTTCGAGGTCGGGGAGAAGGTCAAGATTGGGAAGGAAGGGAGGGAGAAGATCGCGAGCGTGCTCGGGAAGCTTACCTTTGGCGAGCTCTCGCCCGAGTCGGTGAGCGCCCTGCAGCAGGTTGTCGAGACACTCGTGAAGGCGAGCGAGGCGAAGTACGTCGCCTACTTCAACGAGCTGCAGCCGCTGACGCCGAGGCTCCACGGTCTGGAGCTTATTCCCGGAATAGGCAAGACGTTCATGAAGGAGATCGTCGCTATGCGAGAGAAGCAACCGTTCTCGAGCTTCGACGACCTGCAAAAGAGGGTCGGGCTCAGGGAACCGGCCAAGCTCATAGCCAAGCGCATAGTTCAAGAGCTGTCAGGCGACGAAAGGATCAACCTGTTCATAAGAAAATGA
- a CDS encoding PIN domain-containing protein, with protein MSESERESAPRRFVVDTNVFVSAIKPFSRLSRTARTDTGSLTLLMRLVTDTELELFGNLWLFDEYKRLAEELNSETSELILGQLTGKMRGVMEIGEEAVARCRPYLPEREAADILHAATCLQSGAVLITNDRDFDRIRDSGIIEVWSIGEAIRRLLIRR; from the coding sequence ATGAGCGAGTCAGAAAGGGAGAGCGCCCCAAGACGCTTCGTGGTTGATACAAACGTCTTCGTTTCAGCGATAAAGCCCTTCTCAAGGCTCAGCCGAACAGCCCGTACTGACACCGGTTCTCTGACCCTCTTGATGAGATTGGTCACCGATACCGAGCTGGAGCTATTCGGCAACCTCTGGCTGTTCGACGAGTACAAGCGACTAGCCGAGGAGTTGAATTCCGAGACAAGCGAATTGATTCTCGGGCAACTCACAGGGAAGATGCGCGGAGTTATGGAAATCGGGGAGGAAGCTGTGGCACGCTGCAGGCCGTACCTCCCAGAACGGGAAGCCGCAGACATTTTACACGCGGCGACATGCCTCCAGTCGGGCGCTGTCCTGATCACCAACGACAGGGATTTCGACAGAATCAGGGATTCGGGGATAATCGAGGTTTGGAGCATCGGCGAGGCGATTAGAAGGCTATTGATTCGGAGGTAG
- a CDS encoding AbrB/MazE/SpoVT family DNA-binding domain-containing protein: MAESITTIDKAGRVVIPKEIRERMNLREDSALLVAETGRGVLILKKLDMKEIADRLRVELKGKDVGAIARRVEEESNERVRKGERPKTLRG, translated from the coding sequence ATGGCAGAATCCATAACGACGATAGACAAGGCGGGGAGGGTGGTGATTCCCAAGGAGATCAGGGAGAGGATGAATCTGAGGGAGGATAGCGCGCTTCTCGTGGCAGAGACAGGCAGGGGAGTCCTAATCCTGAAGAAACTCGACATGAAGGAAATCGCAGATCGACTCAGAGTGGAGCTTAAGGGGAAAGATGTGGGTGCGATAGCCAGAAGAGTCGAAGAGGAGTCGAATGAGCGAGTCAGAAAGGGAGAGCGCCCCAAGACGCTTCGTGGTTGA
- a CDS encoding NAD(P)-dependent oxidoreductase → MPSRTRNVSLVTGGSGLLGSRLVRRLLDDGQKVRVLDTRYGELSELKSHDGMEFFGIGKDELHGGMVDRRTVEEATRGVNIIYHLAINWDGFTWRHRLPLPDLFGANIRGTLNLLEAARSHRVKHLLFSSSSAVYGDTQRTISLRGRPLSENAADEDAVCRPELWDGDPGPAYAVVKLALEKLCLMYHHQYGLPVTVFRIEYVFVDQKQVDDGANIHVDDVVRAFLLATLNQKAYGQVFNIACAAPYISTRKIEKTLGWKPLRTRQFLEGVGRD, encoded by the coding sequence ATGCCAAGCAGAACAAGAAATGTCTCTCTTGTGACAGGCGGATCTGGGCTCCTCGGATCTAGGCTTGTGCGCAGATTGCTGGACGACGGTCAGAAAGTGAGGGTTCTCGACACAAGGTATGGAGAGCTCAGTGAATTGAAGTCACACGATGGTATGGAATTCTTTGGTATTGGTAAAGACGAGTTGCATGGAGGAATGGTGGACAGGCGCACCGTTGAGGAAGCCACACGCGGGGTGAATATCATTTACCATCTTGCAATCAACTGGGACGGCTTTACTTGGAGACACAGACTCCCACTTCCAGACTTGTTCGGGGCCAACATCAGAGGCACCCTCAATCTGCTCGAAGCAGCGCGGTCCCACAGAGTGAAGCACTTGCTCTTTTCGAGCAGTTCTGCGGTCTATGGGGATACCCAACGCACGATTTCCCTCCGGGGTCGTCCTCTATCGGAGAACGCCGCTGACGAAGATGCGGTGTGCAGACCCGAGCTTTGGGATGGAGACCCTGGACCTGCATACGCAGTTGTGAAACTGGCGCTTGAGAAGCTTTGCTTGATGTATCACCATCAGTACGGGTTACCGGTCACGGTCTTCAGAATAGAGTACGTTTTCGTAGATCAAAAGCAGGTCGATGACGGTGCGAATATTCACGTCGACGACGTCGTTCGAGCATTCTTGCTTGCTACTTTGAACCAGAAAGCCTACGGCCAAGTTTTCAACATTGCTTGTGCTGCGCCTTACATATCAACCAGAAAAATCGAGAAAACACTGGGTTGGAAGCCTTTGAGGACCAGACAGTTCCTTGAAGGAGTAGGTCGAGATTGA
- a CDS encoding HAD family phosphatase yields MELEKRLGALTESKSTQPLFIFDMGGVVTKWKNNDPLVKFVADRYEVPFGRMKQVMEEGLVEFESGGLSSHDYIATCLRRVGKKMKKGDDADWLLTFPIQRLARLRRGTVEIIRLLRHRGYRVYALSNTSPPHVEMGRRLGWDTLFDGLFASCEIGAVKPSRRAYQHVLKQVGAPPNQAVFIDDNEANVVGAVRVGIKRSFQFRSVLQLRRDIAGILRET; encoded by the coding sequence GTGGAGCTTGAGAAAAGATTGGGTGCACTCACCGAGTCTAAATCAACGCAACCTCTCTTCATCTTTGACATGGGAGGCGTAGTCACCAAGTGGAAGAACAACGATCCACTCGTCAAGTTCGTTGCCGATAGGTACGAGGTTCCGTTTGGCAGAATGAAACAGGTGATGGAAGAAGGCCTTGTGGAATTTGAATCCGGCGGACTCTCCTCTCATGATTACATCGCTACCTGTCTCAGAAGAGTGGGAAAGAAGATGAAGAAGGGAGATGACGCGGATTGGCTCCTAACATTCCCGATCCAGAGGCTCGCCAGACTGAGGAGAGGAACAGTGGAAATCATCAGACTGCTGCGGCACAGGGGATACAGGGTATACGCACTCTCGAACACTTCTCCTCCTCATGTCGAGATGGGAAGGAGACTTGGGTGGGACACGCTGTTTGATGGGTTATTTGCTTCATGCGAGATAGGAGCAGTAAAGCCTAGCAGACGGGCTTACCAACACGTTCTCAAGCAGGTGGGTGCACCACCTAACCAGGCAGTGTTTATCGACGACAATGAGGCCAATGTCGTCGGGGCCGTGCGAGTTGGGATTAAGCGGTCATTTCAATTTCGTTCCGTCCTGCAGCTTAGGAGGGACATCGCCGGAATTCTGAGAGAAACCTAG
- a CDS encoding 50S ribosomal protein L16 — translation MHGRNYREWKGQFYSKKFAPGAPNPKVARFTTGKSRPDYDVMLKLISEGRVQIRHNSLEAARVAASKKVALLGEENFYLKVVTFPHLVLRENKMIATAGADRLQEGMRKAFGKPIGLAARVEAGSVILEMSVMAENLEKAKEGMKAASTKLPMKTHTEVVKLEKPVTQ, via the coding sequence ATCCACGGAAGGAACTATCGGGAGTGGAAAGGCCAGTTCTACAGCAAGAAGTTCGCGCCGGGAGCGCCAAACCCGAAGGTAGCACGCTTTACCACTGGGAAGTCTAGGCCCGACTACGACGTGATGCTGAAGCTCATCTCGGAAGGGAGGGTCCAGATAAGGCACAACTCCCTGGAAGCCGCGCGGGTGGCTGCCAGCAAGAAGGTCGCGCTTTTGGGGGAGGAGAACTTCTACCTGAAAGTGGTCACATTTCCACACCTCGTGCTTCGCGAAAACAAGATGATTGCGACCGCGGGCGCGGACAGGCTCCAGGAAGGCATGAGGAAGGCCTTCGGCAAGCCGATTGGTCTGGCGGCCAGGGTGGAAGCCGGGAGCGTGATCTTGGAGATGAGCGTGATGGCGGAGAACCTTGAGAAGGCGAAGGAGGGCATGAAAGCCGCGTCGACCAAGCTCCCGATGAAGACGCACACCGAAGTGGTCAAGCTAGAGAAGCCGGTCACGCAATGA
- a CDS encoding diphthamide synthesis protein: MTVRIDEAKVFRLIEEKRPRTILVNAPGGLLRQTKELMGRVREKYGVTCILAGDTCFGICDTVDDDVPKLQADMALHIGHNATVQTVGDFTYLIDAVDDVKFDGVAEKAAKMLCGYHRLGLVTFSQHMQELDRVKAIFEDGGFEVSLGKKNNLLMDSQVFGCDFSTIYPLRDSVDAFCFLGESEFHAVGVALATGKPTFMLDPYLDEVVSMEEAAGERRKRAVLAVYKALDARVFGVITGMKEGQRMLGRSRWISQRLEMHGRKVVQLALRDITPERLAPHREIEAFVQTACPRISVDGFTFDRPVLSIPQADALVALLEGREIGEFLQRPKWIELTVGLVKRVK; the protein is encoded by the coding sequence ATGACCGTCAGGATAGACGAGGCCAAAGTCTTCAGGCTCATAGAGGAGAAGAGGCCCCGGACCATCCTCGTCAACGCTCCAGGCGGGCTGCTCAGGCAGACGAAGGAGCTGATGGGAAGGGTTCGCGAGAAGTACGGCGTCACGTGCATACTCGCAGGCGACACCTGTTTCGGGATCTGCGACACGGTTGACGACGACGTGCCGAAGTTGCAGGCCGACATGGCGCTGCACATAGGGCATAACGCGACGGTCCAGACCGTCGGAGACTTCACGTACCTGATCGACGCTGTAGACGACGTGAAGTTCGACGGTGTGGCGGAGAAGGCGGCAAAGATGCTCTGTGGTTACCACAGGCTCGGCCTTGTGACGTTCAGCCAGCACATGCAAGAGCTTGATAGGGTCAAGGCCATCTTTGAGGACGGTGGTTTCGAGGTGTCGCTGGGGAAGAAGAACAACCTCCTGATGGACAGCCAAGTTTTCGGCTGCGACTTCTCGACGATCTACCCACTCCGCGACTCGGTCGACGCCTTCTGCTTCCTGGGCGAGAGCGAGTTCCATGCGGTGGGAGTGGCGCTGGCTACCGGCAAGCCCACTTTCATGCTCGACCCGTACCTCGACGAGGTGGTGAGCATGGAAGAGGCTGCCGGAGAGAGGAGGAAACGCGCTGTTCTTGCCGTTTACAAGGCCCTGGACGCGAGGGTTTTCGGCGTGATAACGGGGATGAAGGAGGGTCAGAGGATGCTCGGGAGGAGCAGGTGGATCTCCCAGAGGCTAGAGATGCACGGACGAAAGGTCGTACAGCTGGCCCTGAGGGACATAACTCCGGAGCGGCTCGCACCCCACAGGGAGATTGAGGCGTTCGTCCAGACGGCGTGCCCGAGGATATCGGTCGACGGGTTCACGTTCGACAGGCCGGTGTTGTCGATTCCCCAGGCAGACGCGCTCGTCGCCCTCCTCGAAGGAAGGGAGATAGGCGAGTTCTTGCAGAGACCGAAATGGATAGAGCTGACCGTAGGCCTAGTAAAGAGAGTGAAGTAA